A genomic segment from Melanotaenia boesemani isolate fMelBoe1 chromosome 9, fMelBoe1.pri, whole genome shotgun sequence encodes:
- the tmem199 gene encoding transmembrane protein 199 produces MASSFVVGDKFKHKVTELLSNKDLSLPRALKEELEELLEKPQPTVLSFSTARKLQQYIRDKEHPLYLHELLEDSCLHLPEVVKPPRNLELVARLEKIKSKLANEEYNRMTRNVNSQEINRNGTLADFGRQVRSVKAVLVTVFNFLVTVVAAFACSYMGSQYLFTETTARVISAVIAASVVGLAELYVLVRTMEGELGEP; encoded by the exons ATGGCATCTTCATTTGTTGTCGGGGATAAATTCAAACACAAGGTGACAGAATTATTGTCAAACAAAGACTTATCTCTGCCTCGAGCACTGAAGGAGGAACTGGAGGAGCTTCTAGAAAAACCCCAACCAACAGTCTTGTCCTTCAGCACAGCCAGAAAACTTCAACAATACATTCGAGACAAAG AGCATCCTTTGTACCTGCACGAGCTCCTGGAGGACAGCTGTCTGCACCTTCCTGAGGTTGTGAAGCCTCCCAGG AATCTAGAGTTAGTTGCACGTCTGGAGAAGATCAAATCAAAGCTTGCCAATGAGGAATACAACAGGATGACACGGAATGTCAACTCTCAG GAAATCAACAGAAATGGGACTCTAGCAGATTTTGGCAGACAAG TGCGGTCGGTTAAAGCCGTGCTGGTGACTGTTTTCAACTTCCTGGTGACTGTAGTTGCTGCCTTTGCCTGTTCCTACATGGGCAGTCAGTACCTGTTCACTGAAACTACAGCG CGAGTGATTTCTGCCGTGATTGCTGCGTCTGTGGTCGGCCTCGCTGAGCTTTATGTTCTGGTCCGGACCATGGAGGGAGAACTGGGAGAACCATAG
- the poldip2 gene encoding polymerase delta-interacting protein 2 isoform X2, giving the protein MAACALRRGLLSSVSKYNRKHTHRILSVADTNSGFEAYKPRLQCRACGLLGGVQQRRFMSSRPEGKILETVGVFEAVKQHGKYETGQLFLHSVFGYRGIVLFPWHARLYDRDVTPPMTDSKPEAPGAHGSKEVKGKTHTYYQVLIDTRDCPHISQRSQTEAVTFLANHDDSRALYAIPGLDYVSHEDILPYNSTEQVPIQHELFERFLMYNPSKLPPFTARDTLKAWQEKNHPWLELSDVHRETTENIRVTVIPFYMGMREAQNSHVYWWRYCIRLENLGNEVVQLRERHWRIFSLSGTLETVRGRGVVGREPVLSKEQPAFQYSSHVSLQAPSGHMWGTFRIERTDGSHFDVRIPPFSLESNKDDKAPPAGYTF; this is encoded by the exons ATGGCGGCCTGTGCATTACGCAGAGGCTTGTTGAGCAGTGTCAGtaaatacaacagaaaacacacacacagaatactGAGTGTTGCTGACACCAACAGCGGGTTTGAGGCGTACAAACCAAGGCTGCAATGCCGAGCCTGTGGACTGCTCGGCGGCGTTCAGCAAAGGAGGTTCATGTCGTCACG GCCTGAAGGGAAGATTTTGGAGACTGTTGGAGTATTTGAGGCTGTGAAGCAGCACGGCAAATATGAAACGGGACAG TTGTTTCTCCACAGTGTGTTTGGCTACAGAGGCATTGTGTTGTTTCCTTGGCACGCCCGCCTCTATGACCGAGACGTCACCCCTCCCATGACTGACAG CAAACCAGAGGCCCCTGGAGCCCATGGCTCCAAGGAAGTGAAGGGAAAGACCCACACCTACTACCAGGTTCTCATCGACACCAGAGATTGTCCTCACATA TCTCAGAGGTCTCAGACGGAGGCGGTGACGTTCCTGGCCAACCACGATGATAGCAGAGCCCTGTACGCCATCCCAG GTCTGGACTATGTGAGCCATGAAGACATCCTGCCCTATAACTCAACGGAGCAAGTCCCGATCCAGCACGAACTGTTTGAGCGCTTCCTCATGTACAACCCGTCAAAAT TGCCTCCATTCACCGCCAGAGACACACTGAAGGCTTGGCAGGAGAAGAACCACCCCTGGCTGGAGCTGTCGGACGTCCACAGGGAGACAACGGAGAACATCCGGGTCACCGTCATCCCGTTCTACATGGGAATGAGG GAGGCCCAGAATTCCCATGTTTACTGG TGGCGCTACTGTATCCGTCTGGAGAATCTGGGTAATGAGGTGGTTCAGCTGAGGGAAAGGCACTGGAGGATCTTCAGCCTGTCGGGAACCCTGGAGACAGTCCGGGGACGAGGCGTCGTGGGCAGG GAACCGGTGTTATCTAAAGAGCAGCCAGCCTTCCAGTACAGTAGCCATGTGTCTCTACAAGCCCCCAGCGGTCACATGTG ggGGACGTTTCGTATTGAAAGAACTGATGGCTCCCACTTTGACGTTCGTATTCCTCCTTTCTCCCTGGAGAGCAACAAAGATGACAAAGCGCCCCCTGCTGGTTACACCTTCTAA
- the poldip2 gene encoding polymerase delta-interacting protein 2 isoform X1 translates to MAACALRRGLLSSVSKYNRKHTHRILSVADTNSGFEAYKPRLQCRACGLLGGVQQRRFMSSRNRPEGKILETVGVFEAVKQHGKYETGQLFLHSVFGYRGIVLFPWHARLYDRDVTPPMTDSKPEAPGAHGSKEVKGKTHTYYQVLIDTRDCPHISQRSQTEAVTFLANHDDSRALYAIPGLDYVSHEDILPYNSTEQVPIQHELFERFLMYNPSKLPPFTARDTLKAWQEKNHPWLELSDVHRETTENIRVTVIPFYMGMREAQNSHVYWWRYCIRLENLGNEVVQLRERHWRIFSLSGTLETVRGRGVVGREPVLSKEQPAFQYSSHVSLQAPSGHMWGTFRIERTDGSHFDVRIPPFSLESNKDDKAPPAGYTF, encoded by the exons ATGGCGGCCTGTGCATTACGCAGAGGCTTGTTGAGCAGTGTCAGtaaatacaacagaaaacacacacacagaatactGAGTGTTGCTGACACCAACAGCGGGTTTGAGGCGTACAAACCAAGGCTGCAATGCCGAGCCTGTGGACTGCTCGGCGGCGTTCAGCAAAGGAGGTTCATGTCGTCACG GAACAGGCCTGAAGGGAAGATTTTGGAGACTGTTGGAGTATTTGAGGCTGTGAAGCAGCACGGCAAATATGAAACGGGACAG TTGTTTCTCCACAGTGTGTTTGGCTACAGAGGCATTGTGTTGTTTCCTTGGCACGCCCGCCTCTATGACCGAGACGTCACCCCTCCCATGACTGACAG CAAACCAGAGGCCCCTGGAGCCCATGGCTCCAAGGAAGTGAAGGGAAAGACCCACACCTACTACCAGGTTCTCATCGACACCAGAGATTGTCCTCACATA TCTCAGAGGTCTCAGACGGAGGCGGTGACGTTCCTGGCCAACCACGATGATAGCAGAGCCCTGTACGCCATCCCAG GTCTGGACTATGTGAGCCATGAAGACATCCTGCCCTATAACTCAACGGAGCAAGTCCCGATCCAGCACGAACTGTTTGAGCGCTTCCTCATGTACAACCCGTCAAAAT TGCCTCCATTCACCGCCAGAGACACACTGAAGGCTTGGCAGGAGAAGAACCACCCCTGGCTGGAGCTGTCGGACGTCCACAGGGAGACAACGGAGAACATCCGGGTCACCGTCATCCCGTTCTACATGGGAATGAGG GAGGCCCAGAATTCCCATGTTTACTGG TGGCGCTACTGTATCCGTCTGGAGAATCTGGGTAATGAGGTGGTTCAGCTGAGGGAAAGGCACTGGAGGATCTTCAGCCTGTCGGGAACCCTGGAGACAGTCCGGGGACGAGGCGTCGTGGGCAGG GAACCGGTGTTATCTAAAGAGCAGCCAGCCTTCCAGTACAGTAGCCATGTGTCTCTACAAGCCCCCAGCGGTCACATGTG ggGGACGTTTCGTATTGAAAGAACTGATGGCTCCCACTTTGACGTTCGTATTCCTCCTTTCTCCCTGGAGAGCAACAAAGATGACAAAGCGCCCCCTGCTGGTTACACCTTCTAA
- the sebox gene encoding homeobox protein SEBOX: MALFVDSEFSLFRQNQHKDLMDVKALFGEQELCKDGRSESAVSSPEPDRSGCLMEGQRKRKRTIFSRAQLSELEQAFAVTPYPDITLRERLAAHTHLPESKIQVWFQNRRARSIKTGRLPKSSKPVLGGRFVDPCAGSGTSTYPATTTLADIFRQDQNRSYEDVPQIYSDWIQIYSNPVSSSPPSSSPLHQQPVRVCPKPSESRLWEEEHHRQQNLGLTGFIPSSFPQPISRQPLHPTSTCSYQAFTNFKSQNLTPSGSHQTGYGGSAGGGGGHSSANQGVSSHPQPVYWEVTQGQGHRHHHHHHHPQMGPQTSMGYISDLIYNAAIVTNFLEF; the protein is encoded by the exons ATGGCTCTGTTCGTGGACTCTGAGTTCTCTTTATTCAGACAGAACCAGCATAAAGACCTGATGGATGTGAAGGCGTTGTTTGGAGAGCAGGAACTCTGTAAAG ACGGTCGCAGTGAGAGCGCCGTGTCCTCTCCGGAACCGGACAGAAGCGGCTGTTTGATGGAGggtcagaggaagaggaagcggACCATCTTCAGCCGGGCCCAGCTGTCTGAGCTGGAGCAGGCCTTCGCCGTCACCCCATACCCGGACATCACTCTGCGGGAGCGGCTGGCCGCGCACACACACCTGCCCGAGAGCAAAATCCAG GTATGGTTCCAAAACAGAAGAGCTAGAAGTATTAAGACTGGCAGACTCCCCAAGTCCAGCAAGCCTGTCCTGGGAGGTAGGTTTGTGGATCCCTGCGCTGGATCTGGGACCTCCACATACCCTGCAACAACTACTCTGGCAGACATTTTCAGACAAGATCAGAATCGATCCTATGAAGATGTTCCACAAATTTACTCAGATTGGATTCAAATCTACAGCAACCCAGTATCATCATCACCTCCATCTTCCTCGCCTCTCCACCAGCAGCCAGTTCGCGTCTGCCCGAAACCCTCAGAGTCCCGTCTCTGGGAGGAGGAGCACCACAGACAGCAGAACCTGGGACTAACTGGTTTCATTCCAAGCTCATTTCCTCAGCCCATCAGCAGGCAGCCTCTCCACCCTACCTCCACCTGCTCCTACCAAGCCTTCACCAACTTCAAGTCCCAGAACCTCACTCCGTCCGGGAGCCACCAGACCGGGTACGGAGGCAGTGCTGGAGGAGGCGGAGGTCACAGCTCTGCTAACCAGGGAGTCTCTTCCCATCCTCAACCAGTGTACTGGGAGGTAACTCAAGGACAGGGTCATcgccaccaccatcatcatcatcacccacAGATGGGACCACAGACCTCTATGGGATACATCTCAGATCTCATCTATAACGCTGCGATTGTGACTAATTTTCTGGAGTTCTGA